The genomic window TAACCACCTGGCTGCCGAGGTGCTGGGTTCGATCTTCGGTCAGTGGCCGGTGAACCGGTACTGGACGAACACCACCTACAAGCTGTGGGGCCCGGAGTTCATGGCCACCATGAACAAGTACGCCCGGTTCAACCGCGGCACGAACCACCACATCGTCCAGGCCGGCTACACCGCGGTGAACATCTTCGCCCAGGCCGCCAAGGCCATCGGTCCGAACCTGACTCGCGACAAACTGATGGCCCAACTCGCGAACGGAACCGTCTGGCAGGCCGATTCCTCGTTGGATCAACGGTTCAGCTACGCGGCCACCGAGCGTAACGGCAACAACTGGAACCACGACTACGGACAGGGCCGGGAATTCATCTACAAGTACACCTCGACGAACACCGTCTCGAACCCCGACGGCTCGCCGAACGGCTTCACTCCCGACTCGAACCAGTTCGTGATCTACACGTGGAAGTAAGCCGAACAGAAACGAACTGAACGCCGAAATTCCCCACCTGCGCCGGGTGCCACTCGGGCCACCCGGCGCAGGCCGGTCCGGTCCGGGGCCGGCGCGTCCGTGCGGATTTGTCGGTGCCCTCGCCTAGCCTGAGCGACATGTCGCAGCAACCCACCGTCATCGACCTGTTCGCCGGGTGCGGCGGCATGACGTCCGGGTTCGTCCGGCAGGGTTTCCGTTCGCTGTTGGCCGTCGAGTGGAACCTGCACGCCGCCGCGACCTACGCGGCGAACTTCGGCGAGGGCCACACCGTGTGGGGCGACATCGCCGAGCTTCCCGACAGCCGGATCCCGCGCGCCGACGTGGTGATCGGCGGCCCGCCGTGCCAGGGCTTCTCCAATCTCGGGTCGAAGGACGTCAACGATCCGCGCAACAAGTTGTGGCAGCAGTACTTGCGGGTGGTCGGTCGGGCGCGGCCCAAGATCTTCGTGATCGAGAACGTGGACCGTTTCCGGGCCAGCACGGAATTCGAGTTGCTGACCGCCGAGGCGCACGGCGGCATGATCGACGGCTACGAGCTGACCCATGGCCTGCTGCTCGCCGCCGACTACGGGGTCGCGCAGCGGCGGTTGCGCACGATCGTGATCGGGTCCCGGATCGGGCCGGTCGCTCTGCCCACGCCCACGCATACCCGGTCGGCGGCCGACGGTCTGCTGCCCTGGCGCACGGTCCGCGACCGGATCGGCGACGAACAGCGCTTCCCCCGCCGGCCGCGTGGCACCGACCTGCCGAACTCGGGGGTCGAGTTCTTCGGCCAACCGATCCCGGGGGTGTTCAAGTCGCGCGACCTGCACTTCGGCCGGCGGCCGCGGGAGCTGTCGTTGCTCCGGTACGACGCGGTGCCGCCCGGCGGCGGCCGGTTCGATCTGCCCGACGAGTTGCTGCCGCGGTGCTGGCGCGACAAGCCGTCCGGCACGACCGACGTGATGGGTCGCATGCGCTGGGACGCGCCGTCGCTGACCATCCGGACGGAGTTCTTCAAGCCGGAGAAGGGTCAGTACCTGCACCCGCAGTGGGACCCGCGGTATCCCGTGCGCCGGGTCAACCGGGTGATCACCCACGCCGAGGCGGCCGCGTTGCAGGACTTCGACGAGGACTTCGTCTGGTGCGGTTCGAAGGTCGAGATCGCCAAGCAGATCGGCAACGCGGTTCCGGTCGGGTTGGCGGCGGCCGTCGCCGGGCAGGTCCGGGCCGCGCTCGTCGGCACCGCGGTCCGCGCTGCTAGCTGAGCGTCAGGTCGCGGGCCAACGCCTCGTATGGCTTGATGCGCCGCTGCTCGACCAGTTCGGCCCAGTGCTCCTGCTGCATCGGGGTCGCGACCTTGGCCACCGCGGCGTCGAGTTCGTCGTGCATCAAGTGGTAGACGGTGTCGACCTCACCGGTGCCGCGGGCGATCGAGATCAACCGACTCGGCAACGGTTCGGCGGTCACCAGCACCAGGTGTGGCAGTCGGCCCCGGCGGTTGCGCACCAGCGTGGCGAACTCGTGGCGCACGTTCTGGACCCGGTCCGACCGGATGGTCCACTTGCATGAGATCGCCGCGTGCAGAAACGGCTTCGCGAACAGGTCATCCGACTGCAGCACGCCCACGTACACGTCGGTCCGCACCTGGTAGTCCCGGCCCAGGGTGGTGCGCAGTTCCGGATGTGTCTCGAACAACTGCTGAAGCGCGTTGAGGTGCTCGAACTGCGCGTAGTCGGCAGCCAGTCCTTGGCGGGTGACCTGCCAGGTGCGGTGCGGGTCCAGTCGATGCAACGAGGTGAGCAGGTCGTCGGCGATGCAGCGTTCCAAGGCCGCGCCGGACTCCCCGGACGTGCCCGCGGACTCGTCCAGCGAGGTCTTGGCGCTGCGGTCGACCCCCATCGCGCGGTAGATCTCGCCGGTGATCCGCAAGCTCTCGGCCCCGCCGACGTCGGCAAGGTTGGGCGCGGCGGCCAACCCGAACAGGTCCCGGCACCGCTGCGCCGACTTGGCTGTGGCGGGCTTCCAGCCGAGCAGGTCGGCCAGCCAGCGCGGTGCGCTGTGTCGATTCGCTGCCGACTCGTCCACCGCCGAACCGTACCGGTGCCCACACGGGTCGGCCGACGGGGATCCGTATTCATGAAAAAGCTGGTCGGGGCGCCTGGATTCAGGAAAGCGCGAACGGCGTTTCGGGCTCCCTGTCAGGCCCGGGGTGAATCCCAGGGGTCCACCCCGGCGAGTCGTCGTATTAAGCCTCACAGGAAAGTATTAAGCCTCACACGAGACGACGAACGGTGTTCGCCCCGGCCTGTGAGGCGTCGCACTTTCGTCGGTGCGGTTAGCGAAATTTTCACTGAGCGTTCAGTGGCCTGCCCAACACGTTTGACCTGCGGGAACCACGGGAGTCGGGCTTCGGCCGTGCCACATGGCGTACCGGCAGTCCTGGATTTTTCACGAACGGACCGGTTTCTAAGCAAGCCCTCAGGGAATCCAAGGTTTACGTCGCGCCCAGCGCGGCACAGCAGGGATCTCGAGCATTGGGACCCCGCGTCCGGGGCCACCCTCGTTCCCGGATGGACCACCAAGGAAAAGTCCCTGTTCGACGGGTGCAGTTGCCCGTAGACAACAGCAAGGAGTTCGAAGTGAGACGCTGGCAATCAGCAGCTCTTAAGACCGTGCCGGTGGTGGCAGCCACCAGCCTCGTGCTCGCCGCGTGCGGCAGCAGTGGGGGCTCCGCGAACACCGCGGAGCAGGCCGCTGCGCCGAGCGCGGGCCAGGGTGCGGCCGCCCCTGCGCAGGCTGCGGCTCCGGCCGCGGGCAGCAGCAGTGGCGCGTCCCAGTCCGCTCCCGCCTCCGGAGGCGCGAGCAGCAGTAAGTCCGCCGAGACCAGCAAGAGCAAGCCAGCTGCGTCGTCGACGAAGACTTCGGCTGCTGCCCCGTCGACCTCGGCCGCTGCGCCGTCCTCGAGCGGGACCGCGGCGAGCCCCGCGGTCGCGCCCGGTTCCAACGCGACCGGTTCCAAGTCGAGCAGCACCAAGTCCGCGAAGGCCTCGAAGAGCTCTGCGGGCGCCCCGGCCGCAGCCAGCTCCAGCGGCTCGGGCGGCAGTTCCAGTTCTGACTCTGGTGGCTCAAGCGGTTCGACCAAGGTCAAGCCGCTGGACTCCGGTGCCGCCAAGGCGCAGAACCAGCAGATCTACAACCAGAAGCAGGGCGCCACCGACGTCGGTGTCACCAAGGACACGATCAAGCTCGGTTCGGTGAACATGCACGGCATGGCTCTGGGAAACGTTCTGGTCACCCCGCAGGTGCACGGTGACGAGGCCGCCATGCAGGCGATCAACGACCGTGGTGGTGTCCTGGGTCGGCGCATGGCGCTGACCGACTGCGACGACGGCCCGGGTGAGGTCGCCCGCGCCAAGGCCTGCATCAAGAAGTTGGTCGGTACCGACCAGGTCTTCTCACTGGTCACCGGTGTGGACTGGGCCACGGCCTCGATCCACGACGACCTGAAGCAGTACCACCTGCCGTATGTGGGTGCCTGGGCCTACTCCCAGACGGAGTGGCAGGACCCGTTCATGTTCCCCACCCACATGTCGATGATCCACGAGGCGATGGCCAACGCCCACTGGGTGGTCAACACGATCAAGCCCAAGTCCTACGGCCTGGTCTGCCTGACCAGCCCGGAGATGCAGCTGGCTTGCAACGGCGTGCAGCAGATCATGAACGGCGCCGGCGCGAAGATGGTCAAGCGGGCCGACGTCTCGATCTCGGAGACCTCGATGTCCGCGTACGTGCTGGCGATGCGTGCTGCCAACCCGGAGCACATCATCCACTACGTGATCAACCCGGCCACGATGGCCAAGTTCATGGTCGAGGCCGCGCAGCAGGGCTACTACCCGCCCAAGGGGATCAGCGGTAACCACCTGGCTGCCGAGGTGCTGGGTTCGATCTTCGGCCAGTTCCCGGTGAACCGGTACTGGACCAACACCACCTACAAGCTGTGGGGTCCGGAGTTCATGGCCACCATGAACAAGTACGCTCGGTTCAACCGCGGCACCAACCACCACATCGTCCAGGCCGGTTACGTCGCGATGAACATCTTCGCCACGGCAGCCAAGGAGGTCGGGCCGAACCTGACCCGCGACCGGATCATGTCCGAGATCGGCAACGGCACCGTCTGGCAGGCCGACTCCTCGCTGGATCAGCGCTTCAGCTACGTCCAGTCCGAGCGTTCCGGTGACAACTGGAGCAAGGACAACGGCCAGGGCCGCGAGTTCATCTACAAGTACACGAGCACCAACACCGTCTCGAACCCCGACGGCTCGCCTTCCGGGTTCGTGCCGGACTCGAACCAGTTCGTCATCCACACGAACTCCTGACCGGCAAACCGGGTCCCTCGAGCTGACGGATTGACCGCTGCGCTCAGGTGACCAACCGCACCGAACTCGCCGGGTGGACCTCTTCGGTCCACCCGGCGAGTCGTGTCTGTCGCCCCGTCGTCGCCGCGGCCACCGTCGTCCTCGATCTGACGTGCCGTCAGCCGGCCGCCGATCCGCGGCGGGCAGGCCTTAGTTGCGGCGGGTCTTCCGGAAGCGCTCGGCGCGGTCCACAACCTGCTCGAGGTCGGTGTTGATGCTGTCCTGCAGCTTGCGGATCATCGAGCCACCGCGCGGGTACGCCGCGATCGCGACCTCGATCCCGCCGCGCATCCGGATCGCCACGCCCTTGTCGTTGAGCACGAACTTCTCGATGTCCGACCAGGGGTAGCGCTTCGAGCCCAGCCAGCCGACGACCACGACCTCGGGTCCGAGCAGCAGCCGTAGCCGGGCGGCCCGGTAGCTGACCACGGTGAACAGCACAGCGCCGCCGAAGCCGGTGAGCCTGCTGAGCGCGCTGTGCCCGGCGAGTCCTCCGTAGAGCAGAATCAGCGCCACCAGGGACCACGGGGCGGAACTGGCGACCCGCTGCAGGCGCAGCGGAGCCATCTCCTCGACTTCGTCCGCCACCGCTCGCCCCTCGTCCCGCCGTTGCGTCCGACCGGACGTTACGGCACCGCGGAGCCCCGGCGTCAGATCAGGTGCGCGCGCCGCCAGATGGTGGTGGTGGGCCCACCGATCAGGCCTTCGTCCTTGAGGAACGCGGTGATGCGCTCGGCCATCCACCGGCGCGAGTCGTGGTGGTGCGGGTTGGCCAGTGCGGCGGCGCGCCCGACGGCCGGCTCGATGCCGACCGAGGCGTAGACCTTCGGGTCGACCAGCGAGTCGATGATCAGATAGCCGACCACCGCGGTGACCGTGCGATGCAGTTCGCGCCTCGCGAAGTTCATCCCGGCCATCTGCCGGGTCACTTCTTCGCGGGCGAACTTGACGTGCCGTGCCTCCTCGATCACGTGGATCCGGTTGACGGCGCGGATCAGCGGCTGGATGCCGGGGTCGTCCATCATGATCCGCTGCATCCGGTCGGTGGTTTCCTCGGCGACCAGGATCGCGGCGAACATCGACGGACCACCCATTGCGGCCTTGGCGAACCGGGTGATCTCGTGGGTCAGCCGGGCCGGGCGGTAGCGCGGCACGCCGAGCGTGGCGGCCGTCCGGGCGAACATGATCGAGTGCCGGGTCTCGTCGCCGAGCTCGGTCAGCGCGTACTGGGCGTGCGCGCTGCGTGGGTCGAGGTCGTAGACGTACCGGCTGAGCAGCTGCATCAGGACGATCTCGAACCACAGTCCGACGGACATCGCGCTGGCGATCTCGTGCTTGGACAGCTCGATGCGCTGTTCCTCGCTCAGGTCGTCCCACAGCGCCGTGCCGTAGAGGGAGACGTGCTCCAGCGGCAGGTACGGCAGGCCGGGCACCGGCGGCTGCGTCCAGTCGATCTCGGTCAACGGGTCGAAGGAATGCCGCGCGGAGGCGGTCAGCAGACGATCGGCTACCTCGTCCCGGCCCCGGCTGCGCTGAGCCGCACCGAGCGCTCCGGGGCTTGCCGTCCCGGCGCGGCCAGAAAGCCGCGAGTCGGCACTGTTCGGAATGGACGTGGTGGTCGGAGACATTGCGACTCCAGTCTCTGATCGGCATTGTCTGGTACGACATGTACCACTCTTGATTGAATGATACGCGGCGTACCCCTCTCTGGCTACAGTCGATTGAGGCGAGCGGAGCGGGAGTAGGGAGCCTGCGAGCCACTCACCGCTCCCGAGCCGATTGACGACTGTTGAAAGACTGGGGTTCATGTCGGGTGAGCCGTTGCGTGGTCAGGCGGCCCGGTGGGCCGGTCAGCGGGACCGCCGCCGTGCCGAGTTCGTCGAGGCCGCCCTGGGCGTGATCGCCGAGCAGGGCGCCGAGGTGTCCGTCGAGGACATCGCCGCCCGGGTCGGTGTGGCCCGGACCCGGCTGTACCGGCACTTCACCGACCGGGCCGACCTGGAGCGCGCGATCACCGCCCGGGTCGGGGAGTTGGTCGTCGAACACATGGACGCGTTGTGGCACCCGCGCGGGTCGGCCCGCCAGATGATCACCAACGCGATCTCGGGCTATGTCGGCTGGTTGGCCGCCAACCGCAACCTGCACCGTTACCTGCTCGGCCACACCGGGCTCGACGAGGACGCCACCTACCCGACGGTGCGCCGGTCGGCCGCCGACCACCTGGGCGCGCTGTTCGGCGGCTACCTGGGGTTCCTCGGGGTGGCCCCGGAGGTCACCACCGACCTGGCGCACGCGGTGGTGGGGATGGTGGAGTCGGTGGCCCGGTCGCGACTGCTTGCTGAGTCCACGTCAGCTGACGAGACGTCAGACCTCCCGACGGCGATCGTGGCGCGCCTGGCCGACTGGACCTGGGCGCTGCTGGACTCGGTGCTGCGGGAGGCGGGAATCGAGTTGGACCCGGACCTCGAGCTGCCCAGTCTGATCGGCCTACCCAGCTCCTAAGGCGAGAGGTTGGCCGCGACGCGGGCCAGCACCTCCAGCGCGACCCGCCGGTCGGCCTCGGGGATGCCGCGCAACGAGTCGGCCTGCAGTTGTGCCACCGCGGCGGTGATGCGTTCGTGCGCGGCGCGGCCGGCGCTGGTCAGCCAGTACGACGAGCCGTCGGTCTCCGCCCAGTCGCGGCGCACCAGGTCGTCGACCACATCTGTCTGGGTGACCGCGGCGGCGACCCAGAACGGAAGCATCGCCTCGGCGATCTGAGCCCTGGTCAGTGGCGCCGGGCCGAGCGCGTCGAGGACCTGCCAGTGCCGACGCCGCAAGCCGTGGTGCGCCAATGCCACGTCGAGGGTCTGCTCCAGCAGACCCCCGACGCGTTCGCACCAAAGACCCAGAGACTGCTCCAGGCCCGCGTCCTCAGGCAGGCTTCCGCCCGGTGATGCCCCAGAAGACCATGCGGCCCACCGCACCGCGGATCTCGGCGACGGTTGCCCCGGCGTCGGCCGCCTTGCTGCCGGCCGTCGACACGACGAGGTTGGCCAGGGCCACCGCGTTGGACTTGGCTTCCTTGGTCTCCCCGGCAACCGCGGCGAGCGGCAGCGAGAGGTTGGACAGCAAATTGGCACGCACCTTCTTGAAGCGCGCGTCGCCCTCCCCGGCCGCGGTCTCCAGCACCCGCAGCACCGCCTCGTGCTCGCGCCAGAAGCCCGCGATCCCGTCGACGATCTTGTCGACCGCGGTGCCCGCGCCCTTGCCGGTCATGTTTGCGCCCTCGGCCAACGACTTCAGCCCGGCGGCGTCCTTCGCCACGTCGCCGGCCAGCGCCAGGACGGCGGTCTCGATGTCGGCGAAGTACTGGTAGAAGGTGGCCGGCGACGTGCCCACCTCGCGCACGATGTCGGTGACGCGGACATCGCGGTAGGGCATCGTGCCGAGCAGCTTGTTCAGCGCCTCGAGAATCCGGTCGCGGGTCTCGCGAGCGCGACGCCCGGCCGTGCGCTTGTCGACGGTCCGGAGCTTTACCTTCGGTGCGTCAGTTTTGGCCATGTGCCGTATGTAACCACTTATCTGACGTCCAGTCACCCTGATGCGTACATGTCACAGGTTAGGTGAGGGTAAGCCTGCCGATCGGAACTCCCGCGCAACCTTACGGGGCGTCAGTTGTTCACGATTAGGCTTGCGGCCGTGGCCGACTCAAGGATCCTCGCGGCACTGGACGCGGCGGCGGCGGCCGGCCCCTTCTACGTCCTGGACACCGACCCGCCGCCCACGATCGGTGTGGATGTCCCCGCCTGGCGGCCGTTCCGCGAGCTGGTGGCGGATCCGACGGTGTTGGCAGCTCGTGTCGCGGCGGTGACCGACGCGGTCGCCGAACGCGCCGGGCTCGAGCGCCACCGGATCGACCGCCGGGCCGCGGTTTCCCTGACCCACCTCGGCCTGGCGGCCCGGCTGGTCTGCCCGTCGATGGGAACCGCCCTGCTGGGCGGGGTACTTCTCGATCTGGATCCGGCTCGGCTGTGGTGGCGCGACGTGCTGGGTCCGGTGCCGCTGGCGTTGCCCGACCCGACCGGGCGGCCGGCGCCGACTGCCCCGGGCGACCTGGCACGCGAACTCTCGGACGATCTCGCCGCCGGCCCGGTCGCCGCGCTGACCGCGGCGGCCGCGGACCTGGGCGTGTCGCGCAAGGTGCTGTGGGGAAACGTCGCCTCGGCGCTGGCCGGCACGCTGCCCGCGCTCACCGCCGCGGCAGGGACCCGTGCGGGGGCGGCCCGCGCAGTGGTCACCGGGCTGCTGCAGACGGGGATCCTCGCCGACACGGGTTCGTTCCGCGGTCCGGGAGGCAGGTTCGTACGCAACAGTTGTTGCCTGTACTACCGCGTCCCCGGCGGCGGTTACTGCGGCGACTGTCTACTGGCCGCTCCCCCGCCCGGCGCGTGAGTAGGTGAACCCTCTGCGCATTCCCCTCCGTGACGCGTAAGACTTGTCCGGACAGCAGCGGCGCAAGTGCGAAACGAGGGGACTGGTGGACCAGTACCGGCAGGCCAACCTGGAGAACTGGGAGGCCCGGGTCCCCGTCCAGCTTGCCGCCGACGGAGCGCAGGCGCTGGCTGACGACCCGTCAGCACTGTCCAGCGTCGTCGCGTACGACGCACGGCGGCTCGGCGACCTCACCGGGCAACGGGCCATCCACCTGCAGTGCAACGTCGGAACCGACACGTTGTCGCTGGCGCGGCTCGGCGCTCGGGTCACCGGGCTGGACTTCTCACCCTCGGCGATCGCCGCGGCCAAGGCCCTGTGCGCCCGCGCCGGGGTCCCGGCCCGCTTCGTCGTCTCCGACGTCTACGAGGCGAACGTGAGCCTCGACGGCGAGCGCTTCGACCTCGTCTACACCGGCGTCGGTGCCCTGTGCTGGTTGCCGGACATCGTCGGCTGGGCGCGGGTGGTCGCGTCGTTGCTCGAGCCCGGAGGTCGCCTGTACCTGCGCGAACTGCACCCGGTGCTGTTCACCCTCGACGACGAGCGCACCGACGGCCAATTGGTCATCCGCTACCCGTACTTCAACACCGCCGAGCCGCAGTTCGTCGACTCGCCGACCACCTACACGAACCGCTCGGTCGAGTTGGCCGCCCCGCAGCGCTACGTCTGGAACCACGGGCTCGGCGAGATCCTGAGCGCGCTGATCGAGGCCGGGCTGCGGATCACCTCGCTGGCCGAGCACGACGAGAGCGAGTGGCACGCGCTGCCCTGGATGGTTCCGACCACCGACGGCCGGCACGCCCTGCCGGCGGGGCGCAACCGGGTCCCGTTGATGTACACGCTCATCGCGGTCAAGGACCCGAGGCACTGAGGCCCGTGCAGACCGCGGGATCAGCCCTCGTGGTGCGGGGGACGTTCGCGGCGCAGCCAGGCCTCGCGGGAGTCCGAGCTCTCGCGTTCGGCGCCCCAGGCCTCGTCGGAGTCCTCGCGGGCCCGGTCGGGCAGGACGGGATCGAGCACGGCAACCTCCGGGATCTGACCTCCAGGGTGCCATGACTTCCTGGCGGACGTGGACCGCGCGGGTGCCGGACCCGGTGCTCGGGGCCCGGTCCGCGCGTGCGCGGGCGCGGTTGCTCGCGGTGGCGGCCGGGGTGCTTGTCGCGGCCGCCGACGTATTTGTGCAGGCGCCGCTGGTCCGGGGGGTGTTCACCGGGCTCCACCTCGCTCCGGACCGCCTGGCCACGGGGCTGGCCATGATCAGTGTCTTCGCGATCGCGGCGGCCACGACCATGCGGGCCACCGCGCTGACCGGGGTGCTCGGCCCGCGCCGGCAGGCGTTGACCGCGCTGGTGGGGTGGAGCGTCGGTGCGGCGGTCGCCGGCGGTGCCGACGCGCCCGGCCAGTTGTGTGCGGGGCGGGCGATCCAGGGCGCGGCCGCCGGTCTGCTGGTCCCGACCGGCCTGGCGATGGTGCGGTCCTGGTGGCCGCCGGTGTGTGCGGGCCGGCCGCGAGCGCTGGTGCTCGGCGCCGTGGTGCTGGCCCCGGCGGCCGGTACCTGGGTGGCCACCTCGTTACGGCTGTGGTCGTCCTGGCGCACGGTGCTGCTCTGGGACGTCGCGCTCGGGCTGGCGCTGGCCTGGTTGCTGGTCAGCCGCGACGACCCGCGCGACCGCCACGATCGCCCGCGGCTGGACCGGTCGGGCGCACTGCTGGTCTGGGCCGGGTTGGGCGTCGGGCTGCTGCTGGCGATGCATCGTGGGAACCACGGCTCGCTGTTCCGCCCGACGGCGCTCGGCGTCGCCCCGCTGGTCCTCGTGCTGGTGGCGCTCGCGGTGGCCGCGGTTTGGCGCGACCTGCACGGCCCGGCCGACCGGTGGCGGGTGTTGGGGCTGCGGGAGTTCGTCGCGCGCGAGGGGATCCCGGTGCTGTCCGCGGTGGCGGTCCGGGGAGCGGCCGGCGGCCTCCTCGTGGCCGGACTGGGTGGGCTGCGGTCCCCGACGGTCGGCTGGGCCGGGATCCGGCCGTGGCTGGCGGTCTGCGCCGGGACGGCCGTCCTGCTCGGCTGCTCGGTGACGGTGCGATCGCGTCGGACGCCCGGCCGCGGCGCGTTCGGTGCGGTGGTCGCCGGACTGGCCGGTGCGGCGTTTGCGGCAGCCGTGGTCTACGTGCCGTTGTTCAACTTGGCGACCCGCCATCCCCGGGTGGCCGCCGCCGGGGCGTGGGTCGACCTGCGGATGGCCATGGCCTTCGTGATCGCGGTGTTGATTTGCGGAGTGCTCTTGCGGCTGGGGTCCTGGGTGGTCGCCGCGATCGGTTTTCTCGGCGCCCTGGTCGGTCTGGTTGCGATGTCGCACTGGGGCGCCAGCGCGTTACGCGGGCACTTCTGCTGGTTGTCGCTGCTCGCGGTCGGCGGCGGGCTGGGGTTGGCGGCGGTGCCGGTCGCCGCGTTGCGGACCGAGGGCACCCCGCGGTCGGGCCCGGTCGACCTGGCCGCCGGGTTGCCCGACTGGTTGCTCGGGATCGCCGTCGGCCTGCCGCTGCTGACGGCCCGCGGCCTGGCGGTGTTCCGCGCCCGGATGCATGGCGTGCTGCCGCCGGCGGCGCTGTGCCCGGCCAGCCCGGGACAGTGCGCGCCATACGAACGGGCCGTGCGCGCCGCGGTCCTGGACCAGTACCGGGCGGTTTTCGTCGGGGCCGCGTTGTGCGCGGCGTTGGCCGCAACCCTGGTGGTCCTGTCCGCCCTGCCGCGGGCTGGGCAGGGTGCGACCGGGCAGGCTTGACGCGATGGACTTCATCGGAGAGTTGCGGGCGGCGTTGCCGCCGGCGGCCGTCGACGACGCGGTGCGCCGGCGCGCCGAGTACAGCGCCGACGCCTCGGTCTACCGGCATGTCCCTCGTGCCGTGGTCTTCCCGGGATCGGCCGACGAGGTCGCGGTGGCGGTTGCCGTCGCCGCTGCGCACCGGGTGCCGGTGACCATGCGCGGCGGTGGGACTTCGGTGGCCGGCAACGCGATCGGGCCGGGCATCGTGCTCGACTGCTCCCGTCGGTTCAACCGGATCCTCGACCTCGATCCGGCGTCGGCGACCGCGGTGGTGGAGCCCGGGGTCGTGCTCGACCGGTTGCGGGCCGCCGGCACACGACACGGGCTGACGTTCGGTCCGGACCCGTCGACCCACTCCCGGGCCACACTCGGCGGGATGGTTGGCAACAACGCCTGCGGTTCCCACTCACCGGTCTGGGGCCGCACCGTCGACCACGTGCAATCCCTGGACGTGCTGCTGGCCGACGGGACCCGCACCCGCGTGGGCGAGCTGGACCCGAGCGCCGCCGGCCGGGTCGGCGCACTGCACCGGGCCCTGCAGGATCTGACGGACCGTCATGGCGAGGCGATCCGGGCCGGGCTGGGCCAGTTCCCGCGCCAGGCCTCCGGCTACGGACTGCACCACCTGCTGTCGGAGAACGGTCGCCACGTCGCCAAGGCGTTGGTCGGCAGTGAGGGCACCTGCGCGGTCCTGCTCGGCGCCACAGTCTCGCTGGTGCCGGTCCCCCGCGCACGGGTCCTGCTGGTGCTGGCGTTCGACGACCTCGTCGACGCCGCCGACGCGATCGGCCGGATCGTGCCCTGGCACCCGGCGACCTGCGAGGGCCTGGACCGCACGCTGCTGCCGACCGGCGCCGACCCGGCCGCGGCGGGCCTTCCGCCCGGCGACGGCTGGTTGTTGCTCGAATTCACCGGTGCCGATCGGGATGCGGCGCAGGCGGCCGCCTGCGCGGCACGGGACGGGATCGCCGCCGAGGTCACAGTCCGCGGCGCGGCGGTCGTGGTCGACGCCGCGGCCCAGGCAGTGATCTGGCGGATCCGCGAGGAGGGTGCCGGGACCGCGACCCGGGCCATGGACTCGACCGGCAGGCGGGTGGCTGCCTGGCCCGGCTGGGAGGACGCGGCGGTCCCGGTCGACCGGCTGGGCGACTACCTGCGCGGATTCCGGGCGCTGATGCGCGAGCACGGCCGGCGCGGCGTGCTCTACGGCCACTTCGCCGACGGCTGCATGCACGTCCGGATCGACTTCGACCTGCGCTCGGCAGCCGGCGTCGCGGGCTATCGGAAGTTCCTGGAGCAGGCCGCGGACCTGGTCGCGGCGCACGGCGGGTCCTGCTCCGGCGAGCACGGCGACGGCCAGGCCCGCTCCGCCCTGCTGCGTCGCACCTTCGCACCGGCGGTCCTGACGGCGTTTGCGGAGTTCAAGGCGGCCTGGGACCCGGGCAACCTGCTGAACCCCGGTATCCTCGTCGACCCGCGGCCGGTGGATCACGACCTGCGACCGGGGCCGCGGACGTCCCTGCCGCTGGTGTTCGCCTACCCGGAGGACGGCGGCAGCCTGGCCGACGCGCTGGACCGCTGTGTCGGCGTGGCCAAGTGCCGGCAGCAGACCGGCGGGGTGATGTGCCCGAGCTTCCGGGCCACCGGCGACGAGAAGGACTCCACCCGCGGTCGGGCGCGGGTCCTGGCGGAGATGCTGCGGGGCGAACTCAT from Sporichthyaceae bacterium includes these protein-coding regions:
- a CDS encoding TetR family transcriptional regulator, which translates into the protein MAKTDAPKVKLRTVDKRTAGRRARETRDRILEALNKLLGTMPYRDVRVTDIVREVGTSPATFYQYFADIETAVLALAGDVAKDAAGLKSLAEGANMTGKGAGTAVDKIVDGIAGFWREHEAVLRVLETAAGEGDARFKKVRANLLSNLSLPLAAVAGETKEAKSNAVALANLVVSTAGSKAADAGATVAEIRGAVGRMVFWGITGRKPA
- a CDS encoding (2Fe-2S)-binding protein, whose translation is MADSRILAALDAAAAAGPFYVLDTDPPPTIGVDVPAWRPFRELVADPTVLAARVAAVTDAVAERAGLERHRIDRRAAVSLTHLGLAARLVCPSMGTALLGGVLLDLDPARLWWRDVLGPVPLALPDPTGRPAPTAPGDLARELSDDLAAGPVAALTAAAADLGVSRKVLWGNVASALAGTLPALTAAAGTRAGAARAVVTGLLQTGILADTGSFRGPGGRFVRNSCCLYYRVPGGGYCGDCLLAAPPPGA
- a CDS encoding class I SAM-dependent methyltransferase, encoding MDQYRQANLENWEARVPVQLAADGAQALADDPSALSSVVAYDARRLGDLTGQRAIHLQCNVGTDTLSLARLGARVTGLDFSPSAIAAAKALCARAGVPARFVVSDVYEANVSLDGERFDLVYTGVGALCWLPDIVGWARVVASLLEPGGRLYLRELHPVLFTLDDERTDGQLVIRYPYFNTAEPQFVDSPTTYTNRSVELAAPQRYVWNHGLGEILSALIEAGLRITSLAEHDESEWHALPWMVPTTDGRHALPAGRNRVPLMYTLIAVKDPRH
- a CDS encoding MFS transporter, which gives rise to MTSWRTWTARVPDPVLGARSARARARLLAVAAGVLVAAADVFVQAPLVRGVFTGLHLAPDRLATGLAMISVFAIAAATTMRATALTGVLGPRRQALTALVGWSVGAAVAGGADAPGQLCAGRAIQGAAAGLLVPTGLAMVRSWWPPVCAGRPRALVLGAVVLAPAAGTWVATSLRLWSSWRTVLLWDVALGLALAWLLVSRDDPRDRHDRPRLDRSGALLVWAGLGVGLLLAMHRGNHGSLFRPTALGVAPLVLVLVALAVAAVWRDLHGPADRWRVLGLREFVAREGIPVLSAVAVRGAAGGLLVAGLGGLRSPTVGWAGIRPWLAVCAGTAVLLGCSVTVRSRRTPGRGAFGAVVAGLAGAAFAAAVVYVPLFNLATRHPRVAAAGAWVDLRMAMAFVIAVLICGVLLRLGSWVVAAIGFLGALVGLVAMSHWGASALRGHFCWLSLLAVGGGLGLAAVPVAALRTEGTPRSGPVDLAAGLPDWLLGIAVGLPLLTARGLAVFRARMHGVLPPAALCPASPGQCAPYERAVRAAVLDQYRAVFVGAALCAALAATLVVLSALPRAGQGATGQA